TTGCCCTGAGAGCTTCATAAAATTTTTTTCGCTTTTTTCCCGTATTAAGAGAATCAACCGCCGTCTTGTGGCGCGCTTTTTCATTATTTGACTGTACTGAAATCTATGGCTGAAGTGAAAATCGGAAATAGCATGGTCGGAGACGGCCATCCGGTGTATGTGATCGCAGAGATCGGAATCAACCACAACGGCTCGCTCGAAGTAGCCAAAAAGCTGATCGAAGGCGCGGCGCAGGCAGGCTGCGATGCGGTCAAGTTCCAGAAACGGACGCCCGAGCTGTGCGTGCCGATGGACCAGCGCCTGATCGAGCGCGATACGCCGTGGGGGCGCATGACCTACATGGATTATCGCTACAAGGTTGAGTTCGGTTTCGAGGAGTATTCCGAGATCGATGCCTATTGCCGCGAAAAGGGAATTGCCTGGTTCGCTTCATGCTGGGACGAGGAGGCGGTCGATTTCATGGAGCAGTTCAATCCGCCGTGTTACAAGGCGGCCTCTGCCTCGCTGACCGATCTTACCCTGCTGAAAAAGACCAAGGCGACGGGGCGCCCGCTCATCATCTCGACCGGCATGTCCACCATGGAGGAGGTCGATGCCGCCGTCAACGAGCTTGGCCGCGAGAATCTGCTGATCGCGCACACCAACTCTACCTATCCCTGCCCGGTCGAGGAGCTGAACCTGCGGATGATCCACACCCTGCAACAGCGTTATCCCGATAACCCCATCGGCTACTCCGGCCACGAGGTTGGCCTTGCCACGACATGGGCGGCGGTGGCTCTCGGCGCGACCTTCGTGGAGCGCCACGTAACGCTCGACCGCGCCATGTGGGGTTCCGACCAGGCCGCGTCGGTGGAGATTTCCGGCATGTCGAGGCTGGTCTCGAACATCCGCGACATCGAAAAAGCGCTCGGCGACGGTGTCAAGCGAGTCTATGATGGTGAAGCCGCCGCGCGCAAGAAGCTCAGAAGGGTATAGCCTGCAAGGATTTACGATCGAAATAGAGCCTGAAGCCGCAGAGGAGCCAAATCCTCTGCGGCTTTTTTTTTGTTGCGTCAAGCGCGGGCGTAAAAGTCTTGACGCAGGCATTTTGCCGTTGATAGCCAAAGAGCGGAGGCGGGCAAGAGCGAGCAAAGCTCTGCCGGCAACGGTTCAGGCCGGTGAGATGCGTGCGCTCAAACAGGCAGCGTCTTGAGCTTGCGCCTGAAAAGGGTGGGCTGAATCATATGTCGCCATGCCGGGCGGAAGGCCAGCGCCATTGCCGCGATTTTGCGATCAATCCGGTTCAGATTTTCGAGTTTTCCGGGAAAAGTGAGGAGCATTTCGAAATCCTGAGTGCAATTTTTCGATCTCGTTACATTTTTTTTATTTACTCAATTTAGGTTTTTATATGCCGATAACCCCTTGATGTATAGTGTTTTGCGTGATATTTACATCGTGAAGCCGTTGTGTTTTTAGCGTGCTTTGTAATGTTTTGTGTTTTGTTTTTGATGGTACTTTTTAAAAAAGAGTACTTAAATTATAACCGTAGCCTCACCAATCAACTTTAGGTAGGCCTGTTCTTTGATCATGATCATAAGGTTAACAAACACCAAACTCTCTAAACCAATGGGGGAACTAATCATGAAAAAGACAATCATCACATCGCTTGTAGCTATCGCTGCTTTTGGCTTCGCTGGCACGGCACACGCTGATTCATTCGCAACCTACAGCTCGCTTAATACGTTGAGTGCTGGTACAGACGATCCAAACGGCGTCAGCTATGGTTATTCTTATGACTGGGGCGGGGTAAGCTCTTCATGCTGCAACGGTTCGTCAGCTGTCGGCAGTTATACTGAAATTGACGCTTTTGGTGTGGGCGATGGTTCATTGAGTGCTGTTTCTGGCTTCCAGGGGAAGGCAGAACAGGGCGCGAACAGCAGCTTTGCAACCGCGGCCGGTATTGCTGCATCCAGTAATAGTGGCTTGACAAATTATGGTTATCCTGTCGTTGATGTTTCTGTTGATGGAGGCGCGTATGCTCAGAGCTCGAGTTATGCTTCCTATTCCTGGATGACTGTCTGGGGCGGAAGTACTTCCTGGTAATTGACATCAGGTAGTACTATGGCGGCCAATAACCGGGTTACGGCAAGGAACAAGTTGGTTATTGGCCGCCTTTCTTTCCTAAGGGGTAAATGCCCCGCTGTTTATGGCGTAAAGTATTCAGGCATTGCCTTCAAGATACTCCGCTGCTTGCGGCGGGGTTCTTCATTAAAAAAATTAAATATCGGCGCGCAATGAAAAAGATTACCCCACTTCTCTTACTTGCCTCTTGTATGTTGTCATCGCCAGTGCTTGCTGATGAGCCAACAACCACAGTAGGTGTTGATAACAACCAGGACGTAAGCAATTGTTCCTCGGTATCGCAGGCTGGGGCAACATCGGTTGCAGGTGTTGGCGTTGGAAACTGGTCTCAGATTTTCGAGGCTTCTCACCCCATTCCCTATCTTCCCGGCACGCCGGGAGTGACCGCTAACGCGCCCACCCTGTTCAGTATGCAGGGTTTGCCGGCTCAGGTAAAAGGGCTTTCGCTGTTAACGCAAAACCTGTATAACGCAAATTACCATGATGTCGCTATCGGGAGTAGCCAGGGAACAAAGATTATTTTTAACGCGTCATACCCTGCTCCGAAGCCTGAAAAGAAGAATAGAAATGTTTATGTGAATCTCGACGGCGTAGCGAGAGGCGAAGTCGTTGGTTCATTAACCGTTCAGAGCCGCAAGGATAAAGCCGAAGAGGTCGATTTTGCAACGTTGCTGTATGATGCGCGCCAGTATATCGCTGCAAATCACAAGCTGGACGGCTATGACGTCACGCTTCTTACCGTTCCGAATACGGTATCCTATTCAATGGGCGTCGATGGCAAAGCGTCAGGGATGACGGTTGCTCCGCTGGTTTCAGGGTTGATCAACGGCCCGTTAGGCGCGATGACCGCTCTTTCAACAGGTTTTTCAAGAAACGGAGGAATAACGGTTCCTACAGCGCGTATCGGCGTCACGTTCCTTGTTCTTGTTGACAGTGGCAAGAGCCAGGTCGTTGACCTCAGGGAGTACTATAATATGCTAGAAAAGGGCAGTACAAACGGCAACGGCAACGGCAACAATAAAAAGAAGTACGAGGCGATTCAGCCGAAAGAGAGTGCTGAATAACCGTGAGTTTTGGTGGTTTGAAAAAATTAGATGAGGTTGCGTGTACAATTATGGTGTGGCGCGCACAAACCGGAGTTCCGAATGCCTGATGGCTGAAGATGCTGACCTGGACTCGCGGTGATTAACGCGGCAATCGGAAGGGGGACAAATTTTTCGGAGCGCCTGTTACATGGTAAGTTCTACAGCCGCTTGCGCATTCAACCGCGCAAGCGGCTGTGGTGTTTTGGCGAAATTTCGCTGCGATTCGGTTGTTGCTATATTTGACCAGCTCCCTTAAATTTACCTCTCGATTGGCTGATTGCGGAACGCGCTCTCGGCATCTCTCGATTCTCTTCTTTGAAAGAGATCGTTTATCCCGGTTAATGTTATCCAGTAGATTTATTATGAGCAGCAACCCTACCTCATCCGTTCGTGAGTTTGAATACAAGGCTGAAATGAAACAGCTTCTGAATCTGATCGTCCATTCGCTGTACACCCATCCTGAAATTTTTCTTCGTGAGCTGATCTCCAACGCCTCCGATGCGCTCGGCAAGGCGCGTTTTCGGATGCTTTCGTCTGACGAGGGGCTTGACAAGTCCGGCGATCTGAAGATCACCATCACCGTCGATAAAGAGTCTGGCAGCTTTGTCATCGAAGACACCGGCATCGGCATGAGCGAGGAGGAGTTGATCTCGAACCTCGGTACGGTGGCCAGCTCCGGCACGCTCGGCTTCATGGAGGCGCTGAAGGAGCAGCAGAAAGAGGGACAGCGGCTCGACGCCAACCTCATCGGCCAGTTCGGCGTAGGCTTCTACTCAGTCTTCATGGTGACCGATGAAGTGACCGTCGAGACCAAAAGCATCGAGAGCGGCTTGCAGGGGTGGCGGTGGAAATCATCCGGCCAGGGTTCCTACACCATTGAGCCGGTCGAACGCGAAGCTCGCGGCACCCGCATTTCATTCATCCTCAAGGAGGAGTTCAGGGAGTTCGCCCAAGAGTACCGCGTCGAGCAGATTATCAAGAAGTACTCAAACTTCGTTGAATATCCGATCTACATCGGCAGCCGCCAGATCAACAGCATGACCGCGCTCTGGCAGCGTCCCAAGAGCGAGCTGAAACAGGAAGAGGTCAACGAGTTCTACAAGTTCATCGCCAACGATTTCAAGGACCCGCTCGACTACCTGCACGTGTCGGTCGAGGGCGCGGTGAGCTTCAAGGCGCTGCTTTTCATTCCTTCCGAAGCGCCGATGGAGCTGCTCTACAACCAGGGGGCGCTCGAAAAACGCGGGCCGCAGCTCTACGTCAAGAAGGTGCTCATCCAGCACGAGTGCCGCGATCTTCTGCCCGAATATCTGCGCTTCGTGAGCGGCGTGGTCGATACCGAGGATTTGCCGCTGAACGTTTCGCGCGAGCTGGTGCAGGCAAGCCCGGTGATGGCGAAAATCAAGCAGATTCTCACCACCAAGCTGCTCGGCTGGTTCGACACCATCGCCAAAGAGGAGCCGGAGAAGTTCCGCGCCTTCTACAAGGCGTTCGGCACGATCCTGAAAATCGGCCTCAACACCGACTTCACCAATCGCGACAAGCTGATCGATCTCTTGCGCTTCGAGACCACCAAGACCGTCGAGGGCGAGTACGTCACCCTCAAAGAGTACGTCGGGCGCATGGCCGAGGGGCAGACCGAAATCTACTACCACTCCGGCAGCAGCCGCGCACAGATGCTCGCGCATCCAAACCTCGAATATTTCAGGAAGCGCGACATCGAGGTGCTTCTGCTCTCCGATCCGGTCGATGTGTTTGTGATTCCCTCGATTTTCGAGTACGACAAGAAGCCGCTCAAGTCGATTGAGAAGGCTGAAATTGACATGAGCACGGTCGAGCCCGAAGGTGAGCGGCTCAGTGCTGAGGGCACGGTTGGCGTGATTTCGCTCTTCAAGGAAGTGCTCGGCGAGCGCGTGGCCGACGTGGTCGAGTCCAGGCGCCTCGTCAGTTCGCCGGTGACGCTGGTGAGCGGCAAAGATGCGCTCGACAGCCAGTTCGAGAAGATGATGAAGATGATGAACAAGGATGCCGACATGCCTTCCACGAAGAAGATTCTCGAGATCAACACCGCGCATCCGATCATCCGCAACCTGGCGGGCAAGCACGCCGTCGGCCTCTCCACCGATCCGGTCGTTCGTGCGGCGGTCACGCAGCTTTTCGAGAGCGCCCTGTTGCTCGAAGGCGACCTCGAATCGGTCGCGGACTACGTTTCGCGCATGAACGAACTGGTCGAGGCCGCGACGCGCTCGTAACTCGCGGATCGAACAGCACTGCTGTTCGGCGTTATCAAACGGCCTGTCGGGATGCGTGGTTGCTCCGGGCGGGCCGTTTGACCGGTAACCCATTAACCACTTTTCACTTGTGAGCCAACTGTCTGAAACCGAACTTCGGCATGTCGCCGGATTTCAGAAAAACGAGATCACCGAGCACCACATCTACAAGAATCTCGCCAAAAAGGTTGACGGCGTGAAGAACCGCCGCGTTTTTGCCCAGATTTCCGAAGACGAACTTCGTCATTACCATGTCTGGAAAAAATATACTGGGAGGGAGGTGGAGCCGGATCGCTTTAAAATCTGGCTCTACTCGATGATCGCCCTCTTGTTTGGTTTTACCTTTGCCGTCAAGCTGATGGAGGGGAAAGAGCAGAACGCGCAGCAGGAGTACGAGCGGGTGGCGAACATGGGCGTCGAAATCGATGGCCTCATCAAGGACGAGGAGGAGCACGAGCAGGCGCTGATCGCCGTGCTCGATGAGGAGCGGCTGCAATATACCGGTTCGATCGTACTTGGCCTGAACGACGCCTTGGTCGAACTGACGGGTGCTCTGGCAGGCCTGACCTTCGCCTTGCAGAATACCCGGCTCGTAGCGCTGACAGCAGTGATCACCGGTTTTGCCGCCGCCCTGTCGATGGCCTCGTCGGAATATCTCTCAACCAAAACCGAGGCGGGTGTGAAAAGCCCTGTCAAGGCCTCGATCTACACGGGCGTCGCCTATATCATCGCCGTCGCGGTGCTGATCGTCCCGTATCTCGTTCTGAACGACATTTACCTGAGCCTCGCGCTCGCGTTTGCCGGTGCGTTTGTGGTGATCGCCCTGTTCAATTTTTATGTCTCCGTGGCGCAGGGCGTGCCGTTCAGGAGCCGTTTTCTCGAAATGGCCGGGCTGATTGTCGCGGTCTCCGGCATCAGCTTTTTGGCGGGACTTGGCATCCGGTACTTCTTCGGCGTCGAGGTGTAGCTTTTGTCACATTTTCAGCGCCGTCAGCAGCGCTTCGATGGTAACTTCGCCCTCTGTGTCGATCTGGATGCAGAGGGCTTTTTCGTCTCCGGCGGGCGACTCAATGGCGTGAAGCTGGGCTTCGAGAACCTTCTGGTCAGCTTCGGAGGCGTCGCTTCCTTTTTTGTGTCGCGTTCGTACCCGCTCGCGCAGCGTCTCGTGCGTGGCTTGGAAGCAGAGAATGCGGCACTCGCAGTTCATCGCTCTTGCCAGGCGGATGAAAGGGGCTCTCTTGCGGGCATCGGGGAAGGTGGCATCGACGATCACCGGAAAGCCTGCTGACAGCGCGGTCGAGGCGGCGTCGAGCATGACGTCGTAGGTTTTCTGCGTCGCTTCAGGCGTGTAGATGTCGAACCCTTTTCCGGCGCTGCGTTCGAGGCTGTCGATGCCGAAGAGGCGCTTGCGCTCGACGTCCGAGCGGATGTGGATGAAGCCGCCCAAGTCGGCGAGTCGCGCTGCCCAGGTCGATTTGCCGCTGCCCGAGACGCCGTAGGTGATGAGCAGCATCGGTTTTCGGGGCTGCGTGTAGCCGAGCGCGAGCCGAATGTAGGAGTGGTGCTCGGCGAGCGTTTTGGCTTTTTCCTCCTCGTCCGACTCCTGCGCAACGCGGATCGAGGTGACCTTGGCCCGCACCATCGCCCGGTACACGCAATACAAACGCAGCACCTGCAAGCCGTTGTAATCGCCGTTTTTCGAGAGCCAGGCGTTCAGAAAATGCCACGCCAGTTCGGGGTGGCCGGAGTGTTCCAGGTCCATGAAGAGGAACGCGACGTCGCTCATGACGTCGATGATGCTCAGCACGTGGCTGAACTCGATGCAGTCGAAAATCGTGATCTTGCCGTCGCGTATTACCATGTTGCCGGTGTGCAGGTCGCCGTGGCACTCGCGCACCATGCCGAGCGCCTTGCGCTCCCGCATGACGCCGCCGAGCCGCCGGTGTTCGGTGAGCGTCCAGTGGCGGATTTTTTCGATGTCGCTCCGCTCTTCGATGGTGCGGGCGACCTCTTCGGTCAGGTCGAGATTTTCGAGCATCGGCTTGAGGATCACCTCCGGCGTGCCGAACTTCGCCGAGGGATCGGCTCGCGGAGCCTCGGCATGGAAGGCGGCGATCACCTCGGCGGCCTCGCCGATCTCGCGCTTTGTCAGCTCGCCCCGGCGCAGCAGCCGGTCGAGCTCGAACCTCCGGTCGAACTGCACCATGCGGATCACGTAGTCAATCGCCTCGCCATCGCCGCCGATCCGGATTTTTCCATCCGACTCTGTTACCGGCAGCACGTCGAGATAGAGGTCAGGGCAGAGCCGCCGGTTCAGGCGCAACTCCTCTTCACAGAAATGCTTGCGCCGTTCGAGCGTCGAGAAGTCAAGGAAGCCGAGATTGACCGGCTTCTTGAGTTTGTAGGCGAACTGGCCGGTGAGGAAGATCCATGATATATGGGTCTCGACCACCTCGATCACCTTTTCGACCGGATGATGATACGCTTCCGGGCGGCGAAGGGCTTCGGCTGGCTGGATCATGCTTTTTGCGGGTTTTGACGAGTTGGTTCTTTTACTCCGAAAGCTAAGGCAAAAATTCCGGGATAACCAGAACGGGGCGTTAACGGCACCGTCTCGCTGGTTCCTGCGTATTTCCCGCTGAAGTCATTGCCGGTTCAGGGTTTCTCAAAAAAAATTGTAAATTTCACGTTTTACTGCCAGCCTTCGATTATCGCTTGAATTATCATCAGCAAATAAGGGCGTAATCGATGATAGAGTTTTCCAGATTCTTTGTCTGCACGGCCCGCTTCGCCAGATGATGGGCAACTTCACCGGAACGGCGCTCCGTTTCTCGCGGATCGTCCTGCGGGATGGCAACGACAAGGCTGATTGCAGCAGACGCGTTCACAATCTTCGTTCACTCCAAGCTTGCCGACTATGAAACAGTTCAGGGATTCAATGATCGCCTTGATCACCGAGACCTCCACGAATCTGCCGAGCGACGTTCGCAAGGCCATCGCCGATGCCGTTGGCAATGATGCTGCCGATTCGAGGGCCGGACTTGCCATGTCTGCCATCACGCTCAATATCGACATGGCGGTCGATAATGTCGGCCCGGTTTGCCAGGATACCGGTATGCCTACCTTCTTCGTGCACACGCCGAAAGGCGCTGACCAGCTCGCCATGAAGCGCGACATCGAGGAGGCTGTCGTCGAGGCAACCCGAACCGGCAAGCTTCGTCCCAATGCGGTCGATTCGCTGACCGGTAAGAACTCCGGCAACAACCTTGGCTGCCATGTGCCGGTGATCCATTTCGAGCCGTGGGATCGCGACGAGATCGAGGTGAAGCTCATCCTCAAAGGCGGCGGCTGCGAGAACAAAAACATCCAGTACTCGCTGCCTGCCGATATTCCCGGACTTGGCCGCGCGGCTCGCGACCTCGACGGCGTGCGTAAGTGCATCCTCCACGCCGTGTACCAGGCGCAGGGACAGGGGTGCAGCCCCGGCTTCATCGGCGTCGGCGTCGGTGGCGACCGCACCAGCAGCTTCGAGCTGGCCAAGAAGCAGTTGCTCCGCTCGGTCGATGACACCAATTCCGATGCGGTGCTGGCCGAACTCGAACAGGAGATTCTCGACAAGGCTAACCGCCTGAACATCGGGCCGATGGGCTTTGCCGGCAAGACCACGCTGCTTGGCTGCAAGATCGGCACATCGCATCGCGTTCCGGCTAGCTTCTTTGTCTCGGTAGCCTACAATTGCTGGGCCTATCGCCGTCTTGGCGTCATCATCGACCCGAAAGAGGGTTCGATTTCCGAGTGGCAGTACCGCTATCCGGGCGAAATCAAGCGCATGGCGCGCGGCGCGGGCATTCCGCTGACGGGCCGTGAGGTGGTGCTCACCGCGCCGGTCAGCGAGGAGACGATCCGCTCGCTCAAGGTTGGCGACATCGTGATCGTTGATGGCGAAATGCACACCGGACGCGATGCCTTCCACCACTACATCATGCACCATGATCTGCCCGAGGGTCTCGACATCCGCGGCGGCATCATCTACCACTGCGGCCCGGTGATGCTCAAGAACGAGGCGGGCGAGTACACGGTCGTTGCTGCCGGGCCGACCACTTCGATTCGCGAGGAGCCTTACCAGTCGGACGTGATCGAAAAGCTCGGACTTCGCGCGGTGATTGGCAAGGGCGGCATGGGGCCGAAGACGCTTGCGGGCTTGCAGAAGCACGGTGCGGTCTATCTCAACGCCATCGGCGGTGCGGCGCAGTACTACGCCAGGTGCATCGAAAAGGTGACCGGCGTCGATTTCTTGGAAGAGATGGGCGTGCCGGAGGCGATGTGGCACTTGCAGGCCAAAGCCTTCCCGTGCATCGTCACGATGGACGCGCACGGCAACAGCCTGCACAAGCAGGTCGATGAGGAGTCCTTCGCGATGCTTGAAAACATCGGCAAGGAGCAGGCGTAAGTCTCAACCGGAAAACAGTTTACTTTCTATGCCGCGCCGCGTCAGCCGCAACAGCCTGCCGCGGCGCGGCCATAATGGATCAGTTAAAACCAGCGAGAGCGTTATATGAAAAAAATACGGTTCATGGATGTCTCATTCCGCGACGGGTTCCAGTCCTGTTACGGAGCAAGGGTCAAAACCGAGGATTTCCTGCCGGTGCTTGAAGCTGCCGTCGAGGCGGGCACCGATAACTTCGAGATCGGCGGAGGCGCGCGTTTCCAGAGCCTCTACTTCTACTGTCAGGAAGACGCCTTCGAGATGATGGATGCCTGCCGCCGCGTGGTCGGCCCCGACATCAATCTCCAGACTTTGTCGCGAGGCGCAAACGTGGTCGGCCTCGTTTCGCAGTCGCGCGACATCATCGACCTGCACGCCAAAATGTTCAAGAAGCATGGCGTCAGCACCATCCGCAACTTCGACGCGCTCATGGATGTGCGCAATCTCGCCTGGTCGGGCCAGTGCATCGTCAACGCCGGGCTGAAGCACCAGGTGGTGATCGCCCTGATGGGCCTGCCGCCGGGGCTGAACGAGCCCTACTGCCACACGCCGCAGTTCTACCTCGACAAGCTCAAGGAGATTCTCGACGCGGGCATTCCGTTCGACAGCGTCGCCTTCAAGGACGCCTCCGGCACCACCACTCCCGCCGTGATCTACGAAACGATCAAGGGCGCTCGCAAGATGCTGCCCGAAGGCACCGTGCTCCAGTTCCACACGCACGACACCGCCGGAATGGGCGTGGCCTGCAACTTTGCGGCCATCGAGGCGGGCATTGACATCATCGATCTGGCGATGGCTCCGGTCAGCGGCGGCACCGCCGAGGTGGACATCCTTACCATGTGGCACCGCCTGCGCGGCACCGATTACACCCTCGACATCGATCAGGAGAAGTACCTCGAAGTCGAGCGGATGTTTATCGAGCACATGGACAAGTACTACATGCCGCCGGAAGCCAAAGAGGTCAACCCGGTCATTCCGTTCTCGCCCATGCCGGGCGGCGCGCTGACGGCCAACACCCAGATGATGCGCGACCACGGCACGTTGCACTTCTTCCCGGAGGTGATCCGCAACATGCGGGAAGTTGTCGCCAAGGGCGGCTTCGGCTCGTCGGTGACGCCGGTTTCGCAGTTCTACTTCCAGCAGGCCTTCGCCAACACCGTGCAGGGGCCGTGGAAAAAGATCGTGGACGGCTACGGCAAGATGGTGCTCGGCTACTTCGGCAAGACCCCGGCAGCCCCCGATCCGGAGGTGGTGGCGCTCGCCTCGGAACAGCTCGGCCTTGAGCCGACCGTTCAGGACGTGCACGACATCAACGACCGCAATCCCGATCTTGGCATCGAGCACAACCGCAAGCTCCTCGAAGAGGCCGGATTGCCGGTGACCGACGAAAATATCTTTATCGCGGCCACCTGCGGCGCGAAGGGCATTAGCTTCCTCAAGGGCGACAAGCCGATGGGCATCCGCTACAAAGCGGACGTCGAGGCGGAGGAGAAGGCCAAGCATAGCGAGGAGGAGCTGAAGGTCACTTCGCATGGCAACTCGTTGCAGGATCGCCTCTCCGACCTCATCAAACCGGCTGGACGCAGCAACCTGTCAGGCAACTACATGGTGATGGTGGATGGCAAGTCGTTCAACGTGGTGATCGCCGATGGTATGGTCATGGCTCAGTCGATCGCGTCCGGCGCGCAGCCTTTCGTGATGCCTGTGCCGACGGCGGTCTCCGCACCCCAGCAGCATCGGGGCACGCCGGTCATGCCTTCCATGCCGGGCAACGTCTTCAAGATGGAGGTCGAAGCCGGTCAGAAGGTAGAGGAAGGGCAGGAGGTTGCCGTCATGGAGGCTATGAAGATGGAGTCCCCGGTCAAAGCGCCAAAGTCCGGTATCGTTACGGTAGTCCTCGCTAAGCCCGGAGACGCAGTTTCCGCCGCCCAGGCGCTGATGTATATCGAGTGATTGGGCGCGGGATGGATTTCCGACACAGCACAATTTGAAAGGGCAGGCTCAACAGGTCTGCCTTTTGTTTGTCTCTGATTAAGTGCTAAGTTTGGTGTAATCGCTTTTGTCGCCACCGCATATAAAGAGCGCGGCGTTGTAATGTTTTTAAATAGAATGCTTTATCATGTTTTGCGGGTTGGTCGAAAGTGTGTTATAAGGGCACAAATCAAGAATTGGGCGTCTTATACGCGAACCATATAATCAATGTTTTGTAACGGAGTGTCATGGTACCAAATAAAGCACAAATACTGGAAAGACTGTGTAATTCACTGGCCCAAGCTGAAGCATTGAAGAACAAGCCAGAGCGCACTTCTTTTTCTGGTTTCGAGAGGTGGTGGCGAGCGACAGAAAAGCTTATTTCAGAAGCGTTTCTCGGGAGTTGCAAGCTGCAGGACTGCCTGTGGACATGAACAAGGCCTTATAAAGTCATTGAACAAAAAGGGTGGGAAACGGGCTAAGAAACAGCCACCATTTCTGGCATCACTTTGACGGCTCCAAACAAGCAAAAAAAGGAAGAGACTCCATTTCGGAAACTCTTCCCCTTTCTCATTCTCTGACAGTCCCTTCAGCCCAATCCGTCATCCATTCGATTTAAGGATCACCTCGCAGGCCGGGTTCAGTTGCATGAAGTGGTCGATTTCGGATTGGGGAATCCTTCCTGCCGACAGCTCCAGTTTTTCGAGGCTCATCAGGTTCATCAGCGGCGCTATCGAGTCAACAAGCGTGCCGGTGATGAAAAGCTCTTCCAGCTCCACAAGTCCCGACAAGGGTTCGAGGGTGTGGATGGCGGTCTGTTCGATGCTCAGCTCCTTGAGCGCCACCAGATTTCTCAGCGGTTCGAGGCTGGTGATGGCCGTGCGGCTGCAACGGAGATATTCGAGATTTTCGAGCCGGGCCAGCGGTTCGAGTGAACTGACGCCGGTGCTGTTGATGCCGAGTTCGGAGAGATTGGTCAGATTTCGGAGCGCTTCGATCGAGGTAATCTCCGTTTTGTAACAGCTCAGCTTTTCGAGTCTGAAAAGCCCGCTGACCGGCGTCAGGTCGCTCACCATCGTCTCGGAGCAGTACAGCTCCTCCAGATTGACCAGAGCGCTGAGCGGTTCGAGGTCGCTGATTTCGGTACTCGATACCCAGAGCAGCTTGAGAGACAGAATATCGCGCAGCGGGTCGAGGGAGGTGAAGTCGCAGTCGAAGGCATACAGGCGTCTGAGGTTGCGGAGGTTCCGCAGCGGTTCGAGGCTTTCGACCGGCGTTTCGTCGCACCGGAGCTGTTCCAGGTTTTCGAGCAGGCTGACCGGCGCGAGGTTGTGGATTCG
The nucleotide sequence above comes from Chlorobaculum tepidum TLS. Encoded proteins:
- a CDS encoding N-acetylneuraminate synthase family protein, producing the protein MAEVKIGNSMVGDGHPVYVIAEIGINHNGSLEVAKKLIEGAAQAGCDAVKFQKRTPELCVPMDQRLIERDTPWGRMTYMDYRYKVEFGFEEYSEIDAYCREKGIAWFASCWDEEAVDFMEQFNPPCYKAASASLTDLTLLKKTKATGRPLIISTGMSTMEEVDAAVNELGRENLLIAHTNSTYPCPVEELNLRMIHTLQQRYPDNPIGYSGHEVGLATTWAAVALGATFVERHVTLDRAMWGSDQAASVEISGMSRLVSNIRDIEKALGDGVKRVYDGEAAARKKLRRV
- the htpG gene encoding molecular chaperone HtpG — translated: MSSNPTSSVREFEYKAEMKQLLNLIVHSLYTHPEIFLRELISNASDALGKARFRMLSSDEGLDKSGDLKITITVDKESGSFVIEDTGIGMSEEELISNLGTVASSGTLGFMEALKEQQKEGQRLDANLIGQFGVGFYSVFMVTDEVTVETKSIESGLQGWRWKSSGQGSYTIEPVEREARGTRISFILKEEFREFAQEYRVEQIIKKYSNFVEYPIYIGSRQINSMTALWQRPKSELKQEEVNEFYKFIANDFKDPLDYLHVSVEGAVSFKALLFIPSEAPMELLYNQGALEKRGPQLYVKKVLIQHECRDLLPEYLRFVSGVVDTEDLPLNVSRELVQASPVMAKIKQILTTKLLGWFDTIAKEEPEKFRAFYKAFGTILKIGLNTDFTNRDKLIDLLRFETTKTVEGEYVTLKEYVGRMAEGQTEIYYHSGSSRAQMLAHPNLEYFRKRDIEVLLLSDPVDVFVIPSIFEYDKKPLKSIEKAEIDMSTVEPEGERLSAEGTVGVISLFKEVLGERVADVVESRRLVSSPVTLVSGKDALDSQFEKMMKMMNKDADMPSTKKILEINTAHPIIRNLAGKHAVGLSTDPVVRAAVTQLFESALLLEGDLESVADYVSRMNELVEAATRS
- a CDS encoding VIT1/CCC1 transporter family protein; translation: MSQLSETELRHVAGFQKNEITEHHIYKNLAKKVDGVKNRRVFAQISEDELRHYHVWKKYTGREVEPDRFKIWLYSMIALLFGFTFAVKLMEGKEQNAQQEYERVANMGVEIDGLIKDEEEHEQALIAVLDEERLQYTGSIVLGLNDALVELTGALAGLTFALQNTRLVALTAVITGFAAALSMASSEYLSTKTEAGVKSPVKASIYTGVAYIIAVAVLIVPYLVLNDIYLSLALAFAGAFVVIALFNFYVSVAQGVPFRSRFLEMAGLIVAVSGISFLAGLGIRYFFGVEV
- a CDS encoding AAA family ATPase: MIQPAEALRRPEAYHHPVEKVIEVVETHISWIFLTGQFAYKLKKPVNLGFLDFSTLERRKHFCEEELRLNRRLCPDLYLDVLPVTESDGKIRIGGDGEAIDYVIRMVQFDRRFELDRLLRRGELTKREIGEAAEVIAAFHAEAPRADPSAKFGTPEVILKPMLENLDLTEEVARTIEERSDIEKIRHWTLTEHRRLGGVMRERKALGMVRECHGDLHTGNMVIRDGKITIFDCIEFSHVLSIIDVMSDVAFLFMDLEHSGHPELAWHFLNAWLSKNGDYNGLQVLRLYCVYRAMVRAKVTSIRVAQESDEEEKAKTLAEHHSYIRLALGYTQPRKPMLLITYGVSGSGKSTWAARLADLGGFIHIRSDVERKRLFGIDSLERSAGKGFDIYTPEATQKTYDVMLDAASTALSAGFPVIVDATFPDARKRAPFIRLARAMNCECRILCFQATHETLRERVRTRHKKGSDASEADQKVLEAQLHAIESPAGDEKALCIQIDTEGEVTIEALLTALKM
- a CDS encoding fumarate hydratase — encoded protein: MKQFRDSMIALITETSTNLPSDVRKAIADAVGNDAADSRAGLAMSAITLNIDMAVDNVGPVCQDTGMPTFFVHTPKGADQLAMKRDIEEAVVEATRTGKLRPNAVDSLTGKNSGNNLGCHVPVIHFEPWDRDEIEVKLILKGGGCENKNIQYSLPADIPGLGRAARDLDGVRKCILHAVYQAQGQGCSPGFIGVGVGGDRTSSFELAKKQLLRSVDDTNSDAVLAELEQEILDKANRLNIGPMGFAGKTTLLGCKIGTSHRVPASFFVSVAYNCWAYRRLGVIIDPKEGSISEWQYRYPGEIKRMARGAGIPLTGREVVLTAPVSEETIRSLKVGDIVIVDGEMHTGRDAFHHYIMHHDLPEGLDIRGGIIYHCGPVMLKNEAGEYTVVAAGPTTSIREEPYQSDVIEKLGLRAVIGKGGMGPKTLAGLQKHGAVYLNAIGGAAQYYARCIEKVTGVDFLEEMGVPEAMWHLQAKAFPCIVTMDAHGNSLHKQVDEESFAMLENIGKEQA